Proteins found in one Streptomyces sp. NBC_00461 genomic segment:
- a CDS encoding DUF3618 domain-containing protein, translated as MTDMAGASGAKGPDELRRQIERTRSQLGETVEELAGKMDVKGRARARAADLRDKAGAMTVQLRSSAAQAGHMAQERATKAGHRVHDGATKAGHRFQDGATKAGHKAHDRALQAGHKAHDRALQAGHSGQDAATGTGRELEHKAEHSVPRPARSVVRAAVRHPRPVLVVGAAFAVAVVVAWRYPKK; from the coding sequence ATGACGGACATGGCAGGGGCGTCAGGCGCCAAGGGACCCGATGAGCTGCGACGGCAGATCGAGCGGACGCGCAGTCAACTCGGTGAAACTGTGGAGGAGTTGGCGGGAAAAATGGATGTGAAAGGACGCGCCCGGGCTCGGGCGGCCGACCTCCGGGACAAGGCCGGTGCGATGACCGTCCAGCTGCGCAGCTCGGCCGCGCAGGCCGGGCACATGGCGCAGGAGAGGGCCACCAAGGCCGGGCACAGGGTTCACGACGGGGCGACCAAGGCCGGACACCGGTTCCAGGACGGGGCGACGAAGGCCGGTCACAAGGCGCATGACCGGGCGCTGCAGGCCGGTCACAAGGCGCATGACCGGGCGCTACAGGCAGGTCATTCCGGCCAGGACGCGGCCACTGGGACGGGACGCGAACTGGAGCACAAGGCGGAGCACAGCGTGCCGCGGCCCGCCCGGTCCGTCGTGAGGGCGGCGGTACGGCATCCGCGGCCGGTGCTCGTCGTCGGCGCGGCGTTCGCCGTGGCCGTGGTGGTGGCGTGGAGGTATCCCAAGAAGTAG